Part of the Vagococcus teuberi genome, ATCAAAGATGCGAACTTCTGTTAAATCTCTAGCAGTTAGCATAGCCCGTAGTTGACCTTCTGCTTGACCACCCGTTCCAATCAATGAGCCAATTTTAGCGTCTTTTCTTGCTAAAAGTTCTGTGGCGGCTCCTTGGACAGCGCCTGTTCTTAATTGGGTTAAGTAGGTGCCATCAATCATGGCATTCACAATACCTGTTTCTGCATCCAACACTACCATTGTGGCTGGAACACTTGGAATATTTTTCTCAATATTTTTTGGGTAAACAGATACAATTTTGACTCCCAAAGCGTCTTTGCCATTATCACATTCAACATATCCTGGCATATAAAGACTTTGACCTTCCGATTTTGGTACTGGAATATTCGTTCTTAATGGAATAGTAGCGCGACCTTCTGAATAAATTTTCAACGCTTCTAAAGACGCATCCATTGCCGCTCTCATATCAAAACATTTTTCAATATCTTCTTTTTTCAAAAATAACATATTTATTTCCCCTTCCTAAACTGGTTGTGATCCTTTTTTAATTTGTGCTGCTAACATTGAATATGAGCTATAAAGTAGTACAAAAATTACAACCCATTTTAACATGTAAGTATTTAATGATTTGACTAAAAACACTGCAACTAATACACCAAGTACCCCAAAAACAGAAGTAAATAATGTGATTTTTCGGCTGTATTCACCAAATTTAATAAATTGAACACTTCCGATTGGCACTGAGAATGTACAAGCTCCCATCATGATTGGAAATGCTGCGATTGGATCCATTCCTAATAAATAAACTGTCACCATTGTTAAAGCATATGACCCAATCCCAATATTGTTTAATGCACCATACACAAATAATAAAAATGCTGCTAAAATAAGTTTTCCACCATATAATTCTGTTGCTGTTCCATTTGATTGAATCCAATTAACTTGTCCCGCAAAAATTAAAAATGCTGCAATGATTAATCCTACACCAACGAATTTTTTAATGGTATCTTCTGGTAGTTTCACTACAAATTTTGGTCCAATATAAGCACCGATTACTTGCGCTATAATACAAATCGCTAATGTTTTAATTCCTACATTTACTCCTGAAATATACGATAACGCCATAGCTGCAACAGGAATCACACATT contains:
- a CDS encoding sulfite exporter TauE/SafE family protein translates to MVRTVLLTLIILVNGFFAFTFVKNLMSHKEEFKEEKANVKWLPFTSFIMFFLSTFGISDFAIGTVLYPKLGWVNMKKLPGTLNTQCVIPVAAMALSYISGVNVGIKTLAICIIAQVIGAYIGPKFVVKLPEDTIKKFVGVGLIIAAFLIFAGQVNWIQSNGTATELYGGKLILAAFLLFVYGALNNIGIGSYALTMVTVYLLGMDPIAAFPIMMGACTFSVPIGSVQFIKFGEYSRKITLFTSVFGVLGVLVAVFLVKSLNTYMLKWVVIFVLLYSSYSMLAAQIKKGSQPV